Proteins from a genomic interval of Treponema brennaborense DSM 12168:
- a CDS encoding CheR family methyltransferase — MEAVVENTELTAGSAENTADANKERIAAVDFKMVTFSLAGKDYAIDIMKVKEIAKAGHFTYVPNTLPFVLGVYNLRGDIIPIVDLRLFFNIEVPERSKEDLENMLIVTVDEQPFGVVVDVIDKVVGIQQSTIQPPHPLFGDINIKYIYGVVESNDRLYVLLDIDRIFGVRGVAHTDETKSEESKFAVVHPHEEPAAAEPGETKAVSAPPAKQSRAASPQPQAVAPAAVKDPFEADFLFVKDSLQKLKSFYVNDINEAWVKRRFAEWQKERGDAVQLTNVQDAEAFLAPFYSTDTASFWSRQYADAVYKTLPENGAKQIVVWNPGSGKGYEAYSLACLLAKRYPESRVKIYAQDIDLLSVSNAPLLTVPAKFAEDWYAPYVVRSVSGEYVFSAEIKDTVMFEYHDCMHANTMPPVDIIFSRDVVSFLAPGTQETLFEDFDEKLKGNGIIILGENETLANMSAWSEKMVGSVVIYGKQ, encoded by the coding sequence ATGGAAGCTGTTGTGGAAAATACGGAACTGACGGCCGGTTCGGCGGAAAATACCGCCGACGCGAATAAAGAACGGATCGCCGCCGTCGATTTCAAAATGGTAACATTTTCGCTCGCGGGAAAAGATTACGCGATCGACATCATGAAAGTAAAGGAAATCGCAAAAGCGGGACATTTTACGTACGTACCGAACACGCTGCCGTTCGTACTCGGCGTATACAATCTGCGCGGCGACATCATTCCGATCGTTGATTTGCGGCTCTTCTTCAATATTGAAGTGCCCGAGCGATCCAAAGAAGATCTTGAAAACATGTTGATCGTTACCGTCGACGAACAGCCGTTCGGTGTCGTCGTGGACGTAATCGACAAAGTCGTGGGTATTCAGCAAAGCACTATCCAACCGCCGCATCCGCTGTTCGGCGATATAAATATCAAATATATTTACGGCGTCGTGGAGAGCAACGACCGTCTGTACGTACTGCTCGATATCGACCGGATTTTCGGCGTGCGTGGGGTGGCTCATACGGATGAGACGAAGTCCGAAGAGTCGAAATTTGCCGTCGTGCACCCGCATGAGGAACCTGCAGCCGCAGAGCCGGGTGAAACAAAGGCCGTATCCGCTCCGCCGGCAAAGCAAAGCCGGGCCGCTTCGCCGCAGCCGCAGGCAGTTGCCCCGGCAGCGGTTAAGGATCCTTTCGAGGCCGATTTTCTGTTCGTAAAAGACAGTCTGCAGAAATTAAAATCGTTTTACGTAAACGACATAAACGAAGCCTGGGTCAAACGGCGCTTTGCCGAATGGCAAAAAGAACGCGGTGATGCCGTGCAGCTGACGAACGTTCAGGATGCGGAAGCCTTTCTGGCGCCGTTTTATTCAACGGATACCGCTTCGTTCTGGTCGCGCCAATATGCGGACGCAGTGTATAAAACGCTGCCGGAGAACGGCGCAAAACAGATCGTGGTTTGGAATCCCGGGAGCGGAAAGGGATATGAAGCGTATTCGCTTGCCTGTCTGCTTGCCAAACGCTACCCCGAAAGCCGCGTAAAAATCTACGCGCAGGACATTGATCTGCTGAGCGTGTCGAACGCGCCGCTGCTGACCGTTCCCGCCAAATTTGCGGAAGATTGGTACGCGCCGTACGTGGTGCGATCGGTGTCGGGGGAATACGTATTCTCTGCGGAAATAAAAGACACGGTCATGTTTGAATATCACGACTGCATGCACGCGAACACGATGCCGCCCGTCGATATTATCTTCAGCCGCGACGTGGTGTCTTTCCTTGCGCCGGGGACGCAGGAAACGTTGTTTGAAGATTTTGATGAAAAACTGAAAGGCAACGGTATCATTATTTTAGGCGAAAATGAAACGCTGGCTAATATGTCCGCATGGTCTGAAAAGATGGTTGGATCCGTCGTTATATACGGCAAACAATAG
- a CDS encoding EF-P lysine aminoacylase GenX — protein sequence MLDRYYSTETRFSLYSRHMDLEMLQFRARIMQKIRTFFIERGYLELDTPALSRDLIPETCLEVFRTDYIEPWSGGTQPLYLVPSPEIYMKKIIARHAVSVFQLSKCYRNVESTGRIHSPEFTMLEYYTMNADYAVSAAVTEDLFTALLPAPEPAAADGTVRDPYSPLRPPFIRLTMDDAFKAYAGFRLSDCPEAADLADRAAKLGIAEPAEHPFREWPWDDLYELLLVQCVEPALPREKPVFLTDYPAKVPCLAKDVTDAVHGSPSEQDSGRTPLWKERWELYAQGIELANCYTEETDPDKVKAYFETEGKLKQNTARVPHAIDPDYWKIFRKFPACSGSALGVDRLIALLAGCSSIDSVLPFPLEQVRH from the coding sequence ATCCTCGACCGCTACTATAGCACAGAAACGCGATTTTCGCTATACTCGCGGCATATGGATTTAGAGATGCTGCAATTCCGCGCGCGGATCATGCAAAAAATCAGGACGTTTTTTATAGAGCGGGGATATCTGGAACTCGACACGCCGGCGCTGAGCCGAGATCTGATACCGGAAACGTGCCTTGAAGTGTTTCGCACCGATTACATCGAACCTTGGAGCGGCGGCACGCAGCCGCTGTATTTGGTGCCGTCGCCGGAAATTTATATGAAAAAAATCATTGCCCGACACGCCGTTTCCGTTTTTCAGCTTTCAAAATGTTACCGAAACGTCGAATCGACCGGCCGCATCCACAGTCCCGAATTCACGATGCTCGAATATTACACGATGAACGCCGATTACGCCGTATCCGCGGCTGTTACCGAAGACCTGTTCACCGCGCTGCTGCCCGCGCCGGAGCCGGCTGCCGCGGACGGAACCGTACGGGATCCGTATTCACCGCTCCGCCCGCCGTTCATCAGACTCACGATGGACGACGCGTTTAAAGCATACGCCGGCTTCCGTCTGTCCGACTGTCCGGAAGCGGCAGACCTTGCCGATCGGGCGGCAAAACTCGGCATCGCCGAACCCGCCGAACATCCGTTCCGCGAGTGGCCGTGGGACGACCTGTACGAACTGCTATTGGTCCAGTGCGTGGAACCGGCGCTTCCGCGGGAAAAACCGGTATTTTTAACGGATTACCCGGCCAAAGTGCCGTGTCTGGCAAAAGACGTAACCGACGCCGTGCACGGCTCGCCGTCGGAACAAGATTCCGGACGGACGCCGTTATGGAAAGAGCGCTGGGAACTGTATGCGCAGGGAATTGAACTGGCGAACTGCTATACCGAAGAAACCGATCCCGATAAAGTCAAAGCCTATTTTGAAACGGAAGGAAAACTGAAGCAAAACACGGCCCGCGTACCCCATGCAATCGATCCCGACTACTGGAAAATATTCCGGAAATTCCCCGCATGCAGCGGCAGTGCGCTCGGCGTGGACAGGCTTATCGCACTGCTTGCGGGATGTTCATCCATAGATTCCGTGCTCCCCTTTCCGCTGGAACAGGTACGGCACTAG
- a CDS encoding chemotaxis protein CheX, whose product MRVEYINPFVETAYSILKEVLGGEVKRGELYLKSTSMPVMGVAALVGLAGDVEGRVLFDMTFDTALKIASRMNMEELPAFDELAKATITELANLITAQAVTKLHELGFKFDLTPPALFTGEKMEISDHEVEALIVPMITEQGKVEVNVAIRERM is encoded by the coding sequence ATGAGAGTCGAATATATCAATCCATTCGTTGAAACTGCGTACAGCATTCTCAAAGAAGTTCTCGGCGGAGAAGTAAAGCGCGGAGAATTATATCTTAAATCAACGTCGATGCCCGTTATGGGCGTCGCGGCGCTCGTCGGTCTCGCGGGCGACGTCGAAGGCCGCGTGCTGTTCGATATGACGTTTGATACCGCGCTGAAAATCGCTTCCCGCATGAATATGGAAGAATTGCCCGCGTTCGACGAATTGGCAAAAGCGACTATTACCGAACTTGCAAATCTTATCACTGCTCAGGCAGTTACCAAACTGCACGAGCTCGGTTTTAAATTTGACCTGACCCCGCCGGCGCTTTTTACCGGTGAAAAAATGGAGATTTCCGATCACGAAGTCGAAGCACTGATTGTTCCGATGATCACCGAACAGGGAAAGGTTGAAGTTAACGTTGCAATCCGGGAACGGATGTAA
- a CDS encoding winged helix-turn-helix domain-containing protein — MNTVFLAPHSELCSAYRQSLSAAGFANWEVSEFNALHQLFKQEEINVIFADYQMIDHKHFNVVTHITARRQDLVLFYFNQDTLPAGSVYEAWQDQLSQYFQSHNTPEMQHFLRIAAGAEQKPFDSPAPISYPAIEANYTKRREPFPVYFLDKGYPHTICKSAVVVLELLYKNRNEVVSLRQMETYLWQEHSEGHIKTLYTYIHSLRDLLHDSHKSPRKVVKVRKGYYSLLVAE; from the coding sequence ATGAACACAGTATTTTTAGCGCCGCATTCGGAGCTCTGTTCGGCATACAGACAATCGCTTTCTGCGGCGGGTTTTGCCAATTGGGAAGTAAGCGAATTCAACGCACTGCACCAGTTATTCAAACAGGAAGAGATCAACGTCATATTCGCCGACTATCAAATGATAGACCACAAACATTTTAACGTCGTAACCCATATTACGGCACGGCGGCAGGATTTGGTACTGTTCTATTTCAATCAGGACACGCTGCCCGCCGGTTCCGTCTACGAAGCGTGGCAGGATCAGCTGTCGCAGTATTTTCAGTCGCACAACACGCCCGAAATGCAGCATTTTTTGCGGATTGCCGCCGGCGCGGAACAAAAACCGTTCGATTCCCCTGCACCGATCAGCTATCCGGCAATCGAAGCGAACTATACGAAGCGGAGGGAACCGTTCCCCGTTTATTTTCTGGACAAAGGATATCCGCACACCATTTGCAAATCCGCGGTAGTTGTATTGGAATTATTGTATAAAAACAGAAACGAAGTCGTTTCCCTGCGGCAAATGGAAACATATTTGTGGCAGGAACATTCGGAGGGACATATTAAAACGCTCTACACATATATTCATTCTCTGAGGGATTTACTGCACGATTCGCATAAATCCCCCAGAAAAGTCGTCAAAGTACGCAAAGGCTATTACAGTCTGCTCGTTGCGGAATAG
- the efp gene encoding elongation factor P, which yields MIRGGDIGKGTVLLIKNAPYLVVEREFVNPGKGTAFARVKMKNLKDGSVLTQTIKTPDTVEDAEIDTRTCQYQYSDGENYVFMDSATFETVHVPESLNENLKYYLKEGEEYPIVIWEENPIDVKIPQKMVFSVEQSENYVRGDTVSGATKPIVTETGLTVRVPLFIKQDEKILVNTETNEYVERVNG from the coding sequence ATGATTAGAGGTGGAGATATCGGTAAAGGTACGGTTTTGCTTATTAAAAACGCGCCGTATCTCGTTGTAGAACGCGAATTCGTCAATCCCGGAAAAGGAACAGCTTTTGCCCGCGTTAAAATGAAGAATCTCAAAGACGGTTCGGTCCTGACGCAGACCATAAAAACGCCCGATACGGTTGAAGACGCGGAAATCGACACGCGCACCTGCCAATACCAGTATAGCGACGGTGAAAATTACGTATTCATGGATTCGGCGACTTTTGAAACGGTCCACGTTCCCGAATCGCTGAATGAAAATCTGAAATACTACCTGAAAGAAGGCGAAGAATATCCGATCGTTATTTGGGAAGAAAATCCGATCGACGTAAAGATTCCGCAGAAAATGGTATTTTCAGTTGAACAAAGTGAAAACTACGTCCGCGGAGACACCGTTTCAGGCGCAACGAAACCGATCGTTACGGAAACCGGGCTGACGGTTCGCGTTCCCCTGTTCATCAAGCAGGATGAAAAAATATTGGTAAACACGGAAACGAACGAATACGTTGAACGCGTAAACGGCTAA
- a CDS encoding tRNA 2-thiocytidine biosynthesis TtcA family protein, with amino-acid sequence MPQPKLFRIIDKAVFEYRMIEDGDRILIGASGGKDSTALVEYFAARKKQGRDRFDFTALHVSTEIAPAFDRRLLELFAQWNVFPETVNVGVLERLKPGRRMNCWWCSTQRRTELNAYAIAHGYNKIALGHHMDDILETLLMNALGKGELSTMPPRLQYEKYPVTVVRPLCFSDVDTIVAHAAERGYISATCTCSYQDNSGRKSARARLAQLTGGSYAEKRRLFESLRNIKREYLP; translated from the coding sequence ATGCCCCAGCCCAAATTGTTCAGGATTATCGATAAAGCGGTGTTTGAATACCGTATGATAGAAGACGGCGACCGGATTCTGATCGGCGCCAGCGGCGGAAAAGATTCCACCGCGTTGGTCGAGTATTTTGCAGCGCGCAAAAAGCAGGGGCGGGACCGATTCGATTTTACGGCGCTGCACGTGTCGACCGAAATAGCTCCCGCGTTCGACCGCCGGCTGCTCGAACTGTTCGCGCAATGGAACGTGTTTCCTGAAACGGTGAACGTCGGCGTACTGGAGCGGCTGAAACCGGGGCGCCGCATGAATTGCTGGTGGTGTTCCACGCAGCGCCGAACCGAATTGAACGCGTACGCGATCGCGCACGGATACAATAAAATCGCGCTCGGCCACCATATGGACGATATTCTTGAAACGCTGCTGATGAACGCTCTGGGTAAAGGAGAACTTTCCACGATGCCGCCGCGGCTTCAGTATGAAAAATATCCGGTTACCGTCGTACGCCCGCTGTGTTTTTCCGACGTGGATACGATCGTCGCTCACGCGGCGGAGCGCGGGTACATTTCGGCAACGTGCACCTGCTCGTATCAGGATAATTCCGGCAGAAAATCAGCGCGCGCCCGGCTTGCACAGCTTACCGGCGGATCTTACGCTGAGAAACGCCGGCTTTTTGAATCGCTGCGAAATATCAAGCGTGAATATTTACCCTGA
- a CDS encoding chemotaxis protein CheA, with protein sequence MSDYLDINNEELLKDFFSEAEQQVENLESNILVIENDPANHEAIDEIFRAAHTLKGGSATVEMNELSGFTHAVEDLLDEIRSDRVTVTEPVVDTLLSSIDVIKAMLEARQEGSVYDADVEPIKRTLKSFIPEKAPKGKSAAAVKPAPVQAASPGVPASSGAPRPAAAVQNPASVPPPSASAVSGGASLPSPAAGVSEYDLLELKQACPAGQKLWGVTVLFDEANPMNSVGGIQVFAALKEKGMILKTIPDFDALYEDEFYPQVIYFIATAASGEDLEDAAFISEVTDCTDAQLLDTAAPAAVSAPVQQAKPAASEKPAGGTASSVQPVSASPAAAQSAAAETPPDIEAEKKSVAPVKNDAAKKSAAAHSNTGSVLRVDAKRIDYLLNLVSETVITKASFNQIAMQVGDLQVQFQSVDAAYKEKIHAMFEQLPRYLEEIQNGAPVKEIKAAINEEFGSIISFFDPFEADFKGIAAKFRSSTQNLGRIAGELQEGVMKIRMVPISQIFSRFPRVVRDLSRDLDKKINLVIEGEETELDKSVIEDLLDPIMHCVRNSLDHGIEKPEARIAAGKPEEGTLLLKASNEGNLIVIDVIDDGGGIDVARVRQKAIERGLIHPNKLLTDQEAFQLIFEPGFSTSGKITNVSGRGVGLDVVKTQIEKLNGTVVVTSEHGTGTKFSIRLPLTLAIIQGLLIRVGPEVYSIPIASVIESHRIKQSEISTIDNYEVLNVRNEVISVLRLNRLFNIKQKEEKEYCFVVIVGTADKKIGVMVDSLIGEEDVVIKPLRDQFTNSPGIAGASILGDGSVSLIIDVSQLLELGVRQEITAREQREETTV encoded by the coding sequence ATGAGTGACTATCTTGATATAAATAATGAAGAGCTGCTCAAGGATTTTTTCAGCGAAGCCGAACAGCAGGTTGAAAATCTTGAAAGTAATATTCTTGTAATCGAAAACGATCCTGCGAATCACGAAGCGATCGACGAAATCTTCCGTGCGGCGCACACGCTGAAAGGCGGGTCCGCGACTGTCGAAATGAACGAACTCTCCGGCTTTACCCACGCGGTGGAAGATTTGCTGGACGAAATACGTTCCGACCGCGTAACGGTAACTGAGCCGGTCGTAGACACGCTGCTTTCTTCCATCGACGTTATCAAGGCCATGCTCGAAGCCCGTCAGGAAGGGTCCGTATACGACGCGGATGTCGAGCCGATCAAACGGACGCTTAAATCTTTCATACCGGAAAAAGCGCCGAAGGGCAAAAGTGCTGCCGCCGTAAAACCGGCTCCCGTGCAGGCGGCGTCTCCCGGTGTGCCGGCCTCTTCCGGTGCTCCGCGCCCTGCAGCCGCCGTTCAAAATCCGGCGTCCGTGCCGCCGCCGTCCGCTTCCGCCGTATCCGGCGGTGCGAGTCTGCCGTCTCCGGCAGCGGGAGTTTCCGAATACGATTTGCTCGAGCTGAAACAGGCTTGTCCGGCCGGCCAGAAGTTATGGGGCGTTACGGTTCTGTTCGATGAAGCGAATCCGATGAATTCGGTCGGCGGTATTCAAGTATTCGCCGCGCTGAAAGAAAAAGGGATGATTCTTAAAACGATTCCCGATTTCGACGCGCTCTATGAAGACGAATTTTATCCGCAGGTTATCTATTTTATCGCGACGGCCGCTTCCGGTGAAGACCTTGAAGACGCTGCGTTCATTTCCGAAGTAACGGATTGTACTGACGCCCAGCTGCTCGATACGGCCGCCCCCGCCGCTGTCTCCGCACCGGTTCAGCAGGCAAAACCTGCCGCATCCGAAAAACCTGCCGGTGGTACCGCATCTTCGGTGCAGCCGGTATCCGCTTCTCCGGCAGCGGCTCAGTCCGCCGCGGCGGAAACGCCGCCCGACATTGAAGCGGAAAAGAAATCCGTTGCGCCGGTGAAAAACGATGCCGCAAAGAAATCCGCGGCGGCGCATTCAAACACAGGCAGCGTATTGCGCGTAGACGCCAAGCGCATCGATTACCTGCTGAATCTGGTCAGTGAAACCGTTATAACGAAAGCTTCGTTCAATCAGATTGCCATGCAGGTCGGCGACCTTCAAGTGCAGTTTCAGTCTGTCGACGCTGCGTATAAAGAAAAAATTCACGCGATGTTTGAGCAGCTGCCCCGGTATCTTGAAGAAATCCAAAACGGTGCGCCCGTTAAGGAAATAAAAGCCGCCATTAACGAAGAATTCGGAAGCATCATTTCGTTCTTTGATCCGTTTGAAGCGGATTTTAAGGGAATCGCGGCGAAATTTCGCTCTTCCACGCAGAATCTGGGCCGTATTGCCGGTGAACTGCAGGAAGGCGTCATGAAGATCCGCATGGTTCCCATCAGCCAGATTTTTTCCCGGTTTCCGCGCGTGGTGCGCGATTTGTCGCGCGATCTCGATAAGAAAATCAATCTCGTGATTGAAGGTGAAGAAACGGAACTCGATAAATCGGTTATAGAAGATCTGCTCGATCCGATCATGCACTGCGTACGCAATTCGCTCGACCACGGTATTGAAAAACCCGAAGCCCGCATCGCCGCCGGAAAACCGGAAGAAGGCACGCTGCTGCTGAAAGCGAGCAACGAGGGAAACCTGATTGTCATAGACGTGATCGACGACGGCGGCGGTATAGACGTCGCGCGCGTCCGTCAAAAAGCGATCGAGCGCGGTCTGATCCATCCCAATAAATTGCTGACCGATCAGGAAGCGTTTCAGCTCATTTTCGAGCCGGGATTTTCCACATCGGGAAAAATCACGAACGTTTCCGGCCGCGGCGTCGGACTCGACGTCGTAAAAACGCAGATTGAAAAACTGAACGGAACGGTCGTCGTTACTTCGGAACACGGCACCGGCACCAAGTTCAGCATCAGGCTGCCGCTGACGCTCGCAATCATACAGGGACTGCTTATCAGAGTCGGTCCGGAAGTGTATTCGATTCCGATTGCGTCCGTTATTGAAAGCCATCGCATCAAGCAGAGTGAAATCAGCACGATCGATAATTACGAAGTGCTGAACGTACGCAACGAAGTTATCAGCGTACTCCGGCTCAACCGGCTGTTCAATATCAAACAGAAAGAAGAAAAAGAGTACTGTTTCGTCGTTATCGTCGGAACGGCGGATAAAAAAATAGGTGTCATGGTCGATTCGCTGATCGGAGAAGAAGACGTCGTTATAAAACCGCTTCGCGATCAGTTTACCAATTCGCCCGGTATTGCAGGAGCTTCCATTTTGGGAGACGGTTCGGTTTCGCTGATCATCGACGTGAGTCAGCTGCTGGAACTGGGCGTACGGCAGGAAATCACCGCCCGCGAACAGCGGGAAGAGACGACGGTATAA
- a CDS encoding response regulator, whose amino-acid sequence MKTKQDFPSINERPPEGIRVDGTKIKVLVVDDSMFVAKQLGQILSSEGYDVVATAADGKEGVDKYKELYPNVDIVTMDITMPRMDGITALEQIMAFDKNARVIMVSALGKEELVKKSLMLGAKNYIVKPLDRKKVLERISAAIK is encoded by the coding sequence ATGAAAACAAAACAGGATTTTCCTTCAATTAACGAACGCCCGCCGGAAGGGATCAGAGTCGACGGAACTAAAATCAAGGTTCTCGTCGTGGACGATTCCATGTTCGTTGCAAAACAGTTGGGCCAGATCCTTTCAAGCGAAGGATATGACGTAGTAGCGACCGCGGCGGACGGCAAAGAGGGCGTCGACAAGTATAAGGAATTATATCCGAACGTCGACATCGTTACGATGGATATAACGATGCCCCGTATGGACGGTATTACGGCGCTCGAGCAGATTATGGCGTTCGATAAAAACGCACGCGTTATTATGGTCAGTGCACTCGGAAAAGAAGAGCTGGTCAAGAAATCGCTCATGCTCGGTGCAAAGAATTATATCGTCAAGCCGCTCGACCGCAAAAAGGTTCTTGAACGGATCAGCGCCGCGATAAAATAG